The genome window CGCATCCGTGATCCCTTTGTGCTGCCAGACCCCGACACCGGCATCTACTACATCTACGGCACAACCACTTCGGGCATCTTTGACGGCGACGTTGAGCGCAAGGCCGTGATGGTGTTTCGCACACGCGATCTGCAGAACTGGGAGGACCCAGTGCCAGTCTGGGAGATTCCGGAGAACCACTGGGGTCGTGAGACTGTCTGGGCACCGGAAGTACACCGCTACAACGGGCGCTACTATCTCTTCGCCACGATCACGTCCGACCAGACCCTGCCGACTCCGGCGGGCCGTCCGCAAAACGTGATGCGCGGCACCGAGATTCTGGTCGCGGACAGCCCGCTCGGTCCCTTCAAACCCATCGGTGACGGACCCCAGACACCGCACGATTGGATGGCCCTCGACGGCAGTCTCTGGATCGAGGACGGCGTACCCTACATGGTGTTCTGTCACGAATGGGCCCAGATCACCGACGGCAGCTTCGAGATTGTGGAACTGAGCGAGGATCTCTCGCACCCCATCGGACAGCCGCAGACACTCTTTCACGCCTCCGCAGGCCCGTGGGTCCGCTGCCGGGGCGACATCGGTGAATTGTATCAGGGAAAACGCTACCATGCCTATGTGAGCGACGGCAACTGGCTGCATTACACTAAGGATGGCACCCTGCTCATGCTTTGGTCCAGCTACGGCCCGACCAAGTATGCCGTCGGCGTAGCCCGTTCAACCACTGGCAGCGTATTCGGTCCGTGGGAACAGCAAGCCGAACCGATCTGGAGCGACGATGGTGGTCACCCGATGCTCTTCAACACCTTCGATAGTCGCCTTGTCATGGTGATCCATCAGCCCAACCGTCGCATCGAACGCGCTCGCTTTTTTGAGATGGAGGATCTCGGCGACACCCTGCGGATCAAGCGCGAACTGACTTTGAACTGATGGCTACGGTGCCCTTCAGATAAACTGCTTTTCGCTTCCCCTCACTCCTTCTTTGCCGCCACACGTGCTGCGGCGAGCAACACCTCTCCACTGAGGCGAATCGTGTAGTCCGGATTCACATAAGCGAGGTGAATCCGACCCTCACGGATCAGAAAAACTCCGGGCACTGGCAGCTCACGGGAGGAATTGCCCGCAGCCTTTTCGATGTCAATGCCGTAACCCAACAGCATCTCGTGGGTACTGGCATCGACCTTGAAGGTAAGCCCGAAAGCATCCGAAGCATTGCGCTCATGATCTGAGAGCAGAGTGTACCCCACATCGCTCTTGTTCAAATGGGCTTGGAGGCTCTCAGCACTGTCTGGACTGAGCGCGATGATCTGGTAACCCAGGCTTTGCAGCTCGGTTTCAATGCCTGCGAGATCCGAAAGATGTTGATTGCAGTACGGGCACCACCCTCCCCGATAAAACACCAGCACAGTGGGTTTGGTCCTGAGCTGTTCGCTCAAATCTACAGCCGTTCCATCGGTATCGAAGACAGTGACCGAATCGGGAACAGAAAGCCCCTCAAAGAGTGGGGTGATGGTTTGCGGTGTGTTTGCCGCGCCATGAAGTGTTGTAGAGGTTCCACCGATGCACAGGCAGATCGCAAGCAGACGAAGAGATATCAAACAGGCGGTATTTCGAATGGGATTCATGATGATGAAGTTGAATGTTTCAGAGGACTGACAAGTCGCACCTTTTCCCCAAAAACTCAAATCAGTCCCATACGGTTTCAACCAGAGCACTATTGACAATCAGCCGATCCCTGGTGATCAGCGCGATCCGTTTCTAGAACACCAACATGCCAATCTCCTACAGTGTCATGTCCGAAATTCCCAATATTCCCCTCTTGGAACGACGGATTAGATTTCCTTCTCTTGTGACCACGATGACTTCTTGACCTGAAAATGCTGCTCTCCTGATTTTGGGAAACTCTCTCATCAACGTGCTAACGTTCGTTTTCATGCAATGATTTGCCAAATATCAACTCGGATTCGCAATCAACCTCACGTGAAAAATTCAGCTTGGAACTCAGCTCAACCATCATCGTGCACGAAAAGCACTTTGCATTCCATGGAGGTGCGCCACATCACCGAGCGTATCCAACGTCCAGTGCTGTTCCTCCCAAGTCACGACATTCAGGGCGCTGTTCCAGAGGGTGTATTTTCGCTCGGCACTCAAGTTCAGATTCAGCACCATGCGCACCAAGGCATCCACTCCACCTCCATGCGTGAACACCGCAATGCATTGACCTGCATGGCGTTTCGCCAGATCCAGAAATACGGCTTCAAAGCGTGTCTGCTTCTGGCGCAAACTCTCTCCGCCCTCTGGCGCAAAATCAATGTCTTTGCGCCCAAGCTCCTCCCAAATCCCAGGATAACGTCGCTGACTTTCCTGTTTGTCCATGCCCTCCAGCACTCCAAAGGATCGCTCCCGGAGGCGTTCATCGAGCGAAAGTTTCAGCGAAAGTGCGTCAACGGTCGGTTGTGCACTCTGGATACAGCGTCCCAAATCACTCGAATAGACTGCAGCAACTGGAAACTCTCTCAATCGCTCAGCCACAGCCTTAGCCTGACGCATGCCCTGATCTGTAAGCGGGCTGTTCTGCTGTCCCTGCCAGATTCCGCGAACGTTCCATTCGGTCTCTCCGTGTCGAATAACGACGAGTTGTGTTCGGTTGGATCGATCCTGTTCCATGAAATTCCAGCGTGGTGCAGGTTTGCCAAAAGGCAATCATTCCAAATGGAACGCACGGAATTCCCCTTCCCTACGTGTCCGATACGCTCTCATCCACCACCCAATGCATCGCAGCATTTACCAGTGCACACTGGCACGCGATGCGATCCAAAATGGGTGCCGCTCGACTGGGAGTCTCGGTCGTGAAGCACCACGGAGTGTGTCGGCGCAACAGATGGATCGCTTCCGGTAAGGCCTCCACCCAGGAATGCAGGTGATCGTGCGGTGGCTGCATCAACCCCTTGTCATTGGGCATATCGTCAATCATGGGTTGAAGCTCTACCGGCAGGTGAGCTGCTCCGGCAGTGAGCAAAGCTCGAGCCGGAGAA of Puniceicoccaceae bacterium contains these proteins:
- a CDS encoding glycoside hydrolase family 43 protein; translated protein: MISASLPTFTRLGLTLAALSLGMATDGAAETTPRTEIRIRDPFVLPDPDTGIYYIYGTTTSGIFDGDVERKAVMVFRTRDLQNWEDPVPVWEIPENHWGRETVWAPEVHRYNGRYYLFATITSDQTLPTPAGRPQNVMRGTEILVADSPLGPFKPIGDGPQTPHDWMALDGSLWIEDGVPYMVFCHEWAQITDGSFEIVELSEDLSHPIGQPQTLFHASAGPWVRCRGDIGELYQGKRYHAYVSDGNWLHYTKDGTLLMLWSSYGPTKYAVGVARSTTGSVFGPWEQQAEPIWSDDGGHPMLFNTFDSRLVMVIHQPNRRIERARFFEMEDLGDTLRIKRELTLN
- a CDS encoding peroxiredoxin-like family protein, with translation MNPIRNTACLISLRLLAICLCIGGTSTTLHGAANTPQTITPLFEGLSVPDSVTVFDTDGTAVDLSEQLRTKPTVLVFYRGGWCPYCNQHLSDLAGIETELQSLGYQIIALSPDSAESLQAHLNKSDVGYTLLSDHERNASDAFGLTFKVDASTHEMLLGYGIDIEKAAGNSSRELPVPGVFLIREGRIHLAYVNPDYTIRLSGEVLLAAARVAAKKE
- a CDS encoding histidine phosphatase family protein; amino-acid sequence: MEQDRSNRTQLVVIRHGETEWNVRGIWQGQQNSPLTDQGMRQAKAVAERLREFPVAAVYSSDLGRCIQSAQPTVDALSLKLSLDERLRERSFGVLEGMDKQESQRRYPGIWEELGRKDIDFAPEGGESLRQKQTRFEAVFLDLAKRHAGQCIAVFTHGGGVDALVRMVLNLNLSAERKYTLWNSALNVVTWEEQHWTLDTLGDVAHLHGMQSAFRAR